The Saprospiraceae bacterium genome includes a window with the following:
- the mtaB gene encoding tRNA (N(6)-L-threonylcarbamoyladenosine(37)-C(2))-methylthiotransferase MtaB, with protein sequence MATPRTVAFHTLGCKLNFSETSSIRRSFEDSGYSTVDFEDGADIYIINTCSVTDFADKKCRYEVRRALKHAPQAKIVVVGCYAQLKPKEISEIPGVDLVLGAAEKFNILKYIDGISASSDKGMIIAGEVKDANSFVDAFSFGDRTRSFLKVQDGCDYKCSFCTIPQARGASRSDTIENVVSNAQKIALLGVKEIVLTGVNLGDFGNGTDVIEGNKPKKESLFIDLVKALDTVEGISRYRISSIEPNLLTKEIIDFVAQSKKFVPHFHIPLQSGSDKILQAMRRRYQRELYKQRVEWIKNTIPHCCIGVDVIVGFPGETDDDFMDTYNFIHDLDISYLHVFTYSERANTPAAEMNDSVPMEVRRQRNDMLRILSLKKKKHFTEPYIETVQNVLFEHSKDEHHLHGFTDNYIKISLPKSDNLINTIGKVKLMRWDEDHETIIAELC encoded by the coding sequence ATGGCAACACCTCGCACTGTAGCTTTCCATACACTTGGCTGTAAGCTCAATTTTTCAGAAACTTCAAGTATAAGGCGCTCCTTTGAAGATAGCGGTTACTCTACTGTAGATTTTGAAGACGGTGCAGATATTTATATAATTAATACCTGTTCTGTCACAGATTTTGCAGATAAAAAATGTAGGTACGAGGTCCGCAGAGCACTAAAACACGCCCCACAAGCTAAAATCGTAGTTGTGGGCTGCTATGCACAACTAAAACCGAAAGAAATTTCTGAAATTCCTGGTGTAGACCTTGTCTTGGGTGCAGCTGAAAAATTCAATATCCTGAAATATATTGATGGAATTTCGGCATCTTCAGACAAAGGCATGATTATCGCCGGTGAAGTTAAAGACGCCAATAGTTTTGTTGATGCATTTTCTTTTGGAGACAGGACCAGATCATTTTTGAAAGTTCAGGACGGATGTGACTATAAATGTTCATTTTGTACCATACCTCAAGCCAGAGGAGCCAGCAGAAGCGATACCATCGAAAATGTAGTTTCCAATGCGCAAAAAATAGCTCTGCTCGGTGTCAAAGAGATAGTGCTTACAGGAGTAAATTTAGGGGATTTTGGAAATGGCACTGATGTCATAGAAGGCAACAAACCCAAAAAAGAATCCCTTTTTATTGACCTGGTCAAAGCTTTGGACACCGTCGAAGGTATTTCAAGATACAGAATTTCATCTATTGAACCCAATCTGTTGACAAAGGAAATCATAGACTTTGTAGCACAATCAAAAAAATTTGTACCTCATTTTCATATACCATTACAGTCAGGTAGTGATAAGATACTACAGGCCATGCGAAGAAGATATCAACGAGAGCTGTACAAACAAAGAGTAGAATGGATAAAGAATACTATACCCCATTGTTGTATTGGAGTAGATGTTATCGTGGGATTTCCGGGAGAAACAGATGATGACTTTATGGATACATACAATTTTATCCATGATCTGGACATCAGTTATTTGCATGTATTTACTTATTCAGAACGAGCCAACACTCCTGCAGCGGAAATGAATGATAGTGTGCCCATGGAAGTAAGAAGACAAAGAAACGATATGCTGCGTATCCTATCCTTAAAAAAGAAGAAACATTTTACTGAGCCCTATATTGAAACAGTACAAAATGTACTTTTTGAGCACTCAAAAGACGAGCATCACTTGCATGGCTTCACTGACAATTATATCAAAATATCCTTGCCAAAATCTGACAACCTGATAAATACTATCGGAAAGGTAAAACTTATGCGTTGGGATGAAGACCATGAAACTATTATAGCAGAATTATGTTGA
- the vanZ gene encoding VanZ family protein — MNTHQNNPIGHLRIILIKMSDKFYFGLAIFWTILTLYLSLISARSASKFNIWDFTGTDKLAHLIFYAVFSFLWCMSSRKRNVEKKYVLFFSISFGVLMEIFQLYLFNGRSFELYDILANIIGSIIGVILFQKFIN; from the coding sequence TTGAACACACACCAAAATAACCCAATAGGACATCTAAGAATTATACTCATAAAGATGAGTGATAAGTTCTACTTTGGATTGGCGATATTTTGGACTATTCTTACATTATATCTGTCTCTTATTTCCGCAAGGTCAGCATCAAAATTCAATATCTGGGATTTTACCGGAACAGACAAATTGGCTCATTTGATTTTTTATGCTGTATTTTCCTTTTTGTGGTGTATGAGCTCAAGAAAAAGAAATGTTGAAAAAAAATATGTATTATTTTTTTCTATTTCTTTTGGTGTATTAATGGAAATTTTTCAACTTTACCTCTTCAACGGTAGATCTTTTGAACTTTATGATATTTTAGCTAATATTATTGGTTCAATAATCGGAGTCATATTATTTCAAAAATTTATTAATTAA
- a CDS encoding energy transducer TonB, giving the protein MFKELEVSGTGVGLIFVGLVLLTIGLVFFFRRKYNSYKLQDLIDTNAGKSHETLSQRTKFPEMDVFKISGSFFNYGMTAAVALALVTMSWTTYEKKIKVDLSDLVLEDEVEVEVPRTAEPPPPPPPPPPPVIQEVPDTEVIEDDQPAFENQEVTEETKVEAPVVEKKAPPPPPPPPPPAPVEEEIFKVVQQMPRFPGCEDKKTDKEKEDCAKTKMLEYIYKNLKYPAIARENGVEGQVVLQFVVDKDGSIADAKVVRDIGAGCGAEAEKVVNGMNNMGQKWIPGKQRGRPVRVLYTLPVKFKLEG; this is encoded by the coding sequence ATGTTCAAAGAATTAGAAGTCTCGGGTACAGGTGTGGGATTGATTTTTGTTGGATTGGTTCTGTTGACCATAGGGTTAGTTTTCTTCTTCAGGAGAAAATATAATTCCTATAAACTACAGGACCTGATCGATACAAATGCAGGCAAATCCCATGAAACACTAAGTCAGCGTACCAAGTTTCCTGAAATGGATGTATTTAAGATTTCAGGATCATTTTTTAACTACGGGATGACTGCTGCTGTAGCTTTGGCACTTGTAACCATGAGTTGGACTACTTATGAGAAAAAAATCAAAGTAGATCTCAGTGACTTGGTTCTTGAAGACGAAGTAGAAGTAGAAGTTCCTCGTACTGCAGAACCACCGCCACCACCGCCACCGCCACCACCGCCTGTCATTCAGGAAGTGCCGGATACTGAGGTGATTGAAGACGATCAGCCTGCTTTTGAAAATCAGGAAGTTACTGAAGAAACCAAAGTAGAAGCCCCTGTAGTGGAGAAAAAAGCACCACCACCACCACCGCCACCACCACCACCAGCTCCGGTTGAAGAGGAAATCTTTAAGGTTGTGCAGCAAATGCCTCGTTTCCCCGGATGTGAGGACAAAAAAACAGATAAAGAAAAAGAAGATTGCGCCAAAACAAAAATGTTGGAGTATATCTACAAGAACCTAAAGTATCCTGCTATTGCCAGAGAAAACGGTGTGGAAGGACAAGTAGTACTACAGTTTGTCGTGGATAAGGATGGAAGTATCGCTGATGCTAAAGTTGTGCGAGATATCGGAGCGGGCTGTGGGGCAGAAGCGGAAAAGGTAGTAAACGGAATGAACAATATGGGCCAGAAATGGATTCCCGGAAAGCAGAGAGGAAGACCCGTAAGAGTACTATACACCCTACCTGTAAAGTTTAAACTCGAAGGATAA
- a CDS encoding LemA family protein, translating into MLTMFVILGILVVVGLIIMSMYNKLVSLKNRVLEAWSGIDVQLKRRYDLIPNLVNTVKGYAAHESGTLEKVIQARNQAMSAGSSGNIGAQVQAENALSGTLKSLFALSENYPDLKANTSFIQLQNTLGEIEENLSNARRYYNALVRDNNTAMEAFPSNLIANNFNFGKFDFFEIENDAERQNVEVKF; encoded by the coding sequence ATATTAACCATGTTTGTAATCTTAGGAATTTTAGTTGTAGTAGGTCTTATCATCATGTCTATGTACAACAAACTTGTATCGTTAAAAAATCGTGTACTCGAAGCCTGGAGCGGTATAGATGTACAACTCAAAAGAAGGTATGACCTCATACCAAATCTGGTAAACACTGTCAAAGGATATGCTGCACATGAAAGCGGTACTTTAGAAAAAGTAATTCAGGCCAGAAATCAGGCAATGTCAGCAGGTAGTAGTGGAAATATAGGTGCTCAGGTCCAGGCTGAAAATGCACTTTCCGGTACTTTAAAATCACTTTTTGCACTTTCAGAAAACTATCCTGATCTGAAAGCAAACACAAGTTTTATACAGCTACAGAACACCTTAGGTGAGATAGAAGAAAATCTCAGCAATGCCAGAAGATATTACAATGCATTGGTACGAGATAATAATACAGCTATGGAAGCTTTTCCATCCAATCTGATAGCCAATAATTTTAATTTCGGAAAGTTTGACTTCTTTGAAATTGAAAATGACGCTGAGCGCCAGAATGTAGAAGTGAAGTTCTGA
- a CDS encoding DUF2207 domain-containing protein produces the protein MRFYNYILIFAIWCFSENANAEYFSIRDYNIDITVLGKQGLFEVNEEITVEFNEPRRGIFRNIPYKYRINGEEVSIKIFDVHVEGYKFSTSTENNNYLIKIGDKDIFLDGIQKYKISYKVKKAFILTDEHTEFYWNLIGTGWPVSIDTINYTVKLDEATSMSENDYYIYTGKEGEKGQDATISYFVDKFVGHSTRLYGPNEGLSLAIKLPKDYIRRPSKEEILWEKYGMAGIGSILFLIISGLFYRTWHLYGKDYPIVRMVQYVPPPDLNPAEAGVLIDEKADNVDILALLPYWAHHGHIIIKRIPVKWGKDDHEISRIKNLPENAGPYEKIIFDGLFADNDIVLISSLENTFYEYLQSAKLSLKTHLNNMGIYYPVSMKMQITTAIISVLLAFSGIGLGIIFQSFALGIGLGLTSIVGLFFANYMLKKNERGVHLYQQVLGFKMFIKAAEKDKIERMLKEDPEYFEKTLPYAMVFGYAKQWSKKFDGLLLEPPKWYVAPHGMYYHGNTFSPSEFGTSFDSGIRDIQSVFTSMPASSGGGGSFSGGGSSGGGFGGGGGGSW, from the coding sequence ATGCGCTTTTATAACTATATATTGATTTTTGCTATTTGGTGTTTTTCCGAAAATGCCAATGCAGAATATTTTTCTATCAGAGATTATAATATTGATATTACGGTACTTGGCAAGCAAGGATTGTTTGAAGTAAATGAAGAAATCACTGTTGAATTTAATGAGCCAAGAAGAGGTATTTTTAGAAATATCCCTTACAAATACAGGATCAATGGTGAAGAGGTCTCTATCAAAATTTTTGATGTACATGTAGAAGGGTACAAATTCAGTACTTCTACAGAAAACAACAATTATTTGATAAAAATTGGTGATAAAGACATCTTTCTTGACGGAATTCAAAAGTATAAAATATCTTACAAAGTAAAAAAGGCCTTCATACTTACTGATGAACACACTGAGTTTTATTGGAATCTGATTGGTACAGGTTGGCCTGTTTCCATCGATACGATAAACTATACCGTTAAGCTGGATGAAGCTACATCCATGTCGGAAAATGATTACTACATCTATACAGGAAAAGAAGGAGAAAAAGGACAGGATGCCACCATTTCTTATTTTGTGGATAAATTCGTTGGCCATTCGACAAGACTTTATGGTCCCAATGAAGGCTTATCCTTGGCCATCAAACTGCCCAAAGACTATATCAGAAGACCTTCCAAAGAAGAAATCCTTTGGGAGAAATACGGTATGGCTGGCATAGGTAGCATCCTGTTTCTGATCATTTCAGGATTGTTTTATCGTACCTGGCATTTATATGGTAAAGATTATCCCATAGTTCGAATGGTACAATATGTCCCACCTCCTGATTTGAATCCAGCAGAGGCAGGTGTGCTCATCGACGAAAAAGCAGACAATGTGGACATACTGGCACTTCTGCCTTATTGGGCGCATCATGGACACATCATCATAAAACGTATTCCTGTAAAATGGGGTAAGGATGACCATGAGATCTCAAGAATCAAAAACCTTCCTGAAAATGCGGGACCTTATGAAAAGATTATATTTGATGGTCTATTTGCAGATAATGATATTGTTCTGATAAGCAGTCTTGAAAACACCTTCTATGAGTATCTCCAATCAGCCAAACTGTCTTTAAAAACGCATCTCAATAATATGGGAATCTATTACCCTGTATCTATGAAGATGCAAATCACGACAGCGATAATTTCAGTCTTATTAGCTTTCTCTGGAATAGGTTTAGGTATCATTTTTCAGTCCTTTGCATTGGGGATTGGTTTGGGACTAACAAGTATCGTGGGTCTGTTTTTTGCCAATTATATGCTTAAGAAAAATGAGCGGGGCGTGCACTTATATCAACAGGTATTGGGATTTAAGATGTTTATCAAAGCTGCTGAAAAAGATAAAATCGAGCGCATGCTAAAAGAAGACCCTGAATATTTTGAAAAGACATTGCCTTACGCTATGGTATTTGGGTATGCCAAACAATGGAGCAAAAAATTTGATGGGTTACTTCTCGAGCCACCCAAGTGGTATGTAGCACCCCATGGTATGTACTATCATGGCAATACATTTTCTCCATCCGAATTTGGTACGTCCTTTGACAGTGGTATACGTGATATACAAAGTGTCTTTACTAGTATGCCAGCCAGCTCAGGTGGTGGTGGAAGCTTCAGTGGCGGTGGTAGCTCAGGTGGTGGTTTTGGCGGCGGCGGCGGCGGTAGCTGGTAA
- the ftcD gene encoding glutamate formimidoyltransferase — protein MNHLNTLIECVPNFSEGRDMTIIRQITDEIEKIDGVKLLDVDPGKATNRTVVTFVGHPIAVTEAAFQAIKKASELIDMSSHHGEHPRMGATDVCPLIPISGISMEETAKYAHELGKRVGNELGIPVYMYESAATSTERQNLATIRAGEYEGLPAKLKDPKWYPDYGTSAFNKKSGATVIGARDFLVAYNVNLNTTSVRRANSVAFDVRENGRVKTDEKGKNILLENGEPVRIPGSCKSVKAIGWYIEEYGIAQISMNLTNIHETPLHIAFDECCKSAQSRGLRVTGSELVGLVPKSVLVDAGKYFLKKQKRSEGVSEKDLIHIAVRTLGLDELSPFDPSKKVIEYLLEDKSDHPLIQMTLNNFADETASESPAPGGGSISAYVGALGISLGTMVANLSSAKAGWEDQIEYFSSKAEEGQQLKNKLLDLVDADTHAFNKIMDALKLPKSTEPEKIIRKAAMNAATIGAIEIPLKVMKVSLQSMNMLKEMAEKGNPNSVSDAGVGALCARTAVEGAALNVRINCSGFDDVEFVKLSLSQADEMVQNARSIEKEILEIVEKLIK, from the coding sequence ATGAACCATCTTAATACTTTGATAGAATGTGTCCCAAATTTCAGTGAAGGGAGAGACATGACCATCATACGGCAGATCACAGATGAAATTGAAAAAATAGATGGTGTAAAACTTCTGGATGTTGATCCCGGCAAAGCCACAAACAGAACCGTTGTCACATTTGTTGGTCATCCAATAGCTGTGACAGAAGCGGCTTTTCAGGCCATTAAAAAAGCATCAGAACTTATAGACATGTCTTCCCATCATGGTGAGCATCCGCGGATGGGCGCTACAGATGTATGTCCGCTCATCCCAATATCCGGTATCAGCATGGAAGAAACAGCAAAATACGCTCACGAACTGGGAAAAAGAGTCGGAAATGAGCTCGGCATACCTGTGTATATGTACGAATCTGCAGCTACATCTACCGAAAGGCAAAATCTGGCAACTATACGGGCAGGCGAATACGAAGGACTTCCAGCAAAGCTCAAAGATCCAAAATGGTATCCTGATTACGGAACAAGTGCTTTCAACAAAAAATCCGGAGCAACCGTGATCGGCGCGCGGGACTTCCTTGTGGCATACAATGTCAATCTCAACACCACATCAGTACGAAGGGCAAATTCTGTAGCCTTTGATGTACGCGAAAACGGGCGTGTAAAAACCGATGAAAAAGGCAAAAACATACTCCTCGAAAATGGTGAACCTGTAAGAATACCCGGAAGCTGCAAGTCTGTAAAAGCGATAGGATGGTATATTGAAGAGTATGGAATAGCTCAAATTTCCATGAATCTCACTAATATCCATGAAACGCCACTCCACATTGCATTCGATGAATGCTGTAAGAGTGCTCAATCACGAGGACTGAGAGTGACTGGTTCAGAATTGGTAGGACTGGTACCTAAGTCAGTGCTGGTGGATGCCGGAAAATACTTCCTGAAAAAGCAAAAAAGATCCGAAGGAGTATCAGAAAAAGATTTGATCCATATAGCAGTAAGGACACTTGGTTTAGATGAGCTTTCACCTTTTGATCCATCAAAAAAAGTCATAGAATATTTGCTTGAGGACAAATCAGATCATCCATTGATACAGATGACCCTGAACAATTTTGCTGACGAAACAGCTTCTGAGAGCCCTGCACCGGGAGGAGGAAGTATTTCTGCCTATGTTGGCGCTTTAGGTATATCGCTCGGTACTATGGTAGCCAATCTCAGTTCTGCTAAAGCCGGCTGGGAAGATCAGATTGAATACTTTTCATCCAAAGCAGAAGAGGGCCAACAACTCAAAAATAAATTATTAGATCTGGTCGATGCTGATACTCATGCATTCAACAAAATAATGGATGCCCTGAAATTGCCAAAGAGTACCGAGCCTGAAAAAATCATCAGAAAGGCTGCCATGAATGCTGCGACCATAGGAGCTATTGAAATACCACTAAAAGTGATGAAAGTAAGCCTTCAATCTATGAATATGCTGAAGGAAATGGCTGAAAAGGGAAATCCCAACTCGGTGTCAGATGCGGGTGTAGGCGCATTGTGTGCACGTACGGCGGTAGAAGGAGCAGCGCTTAACGTCCGGATCAATTGCAGCGGATTTGATGATGTCGAATTTGTAAAACTTTCGCTATCGCAAGCAGATGAAATGGTTCAAAATGCAAGATCAATTGAAAAGGAAATTTTGGAGATAGTAGAAAAATTGATCAAATAA
- a CDS encoding aldehyde dehydrogenase family protein, producing MNTSFLKKLDLHKKNEGTWTGLKSYKSETYIESYSPVDGNLIGSVSVTSKKDYEKVISKAGKAFVEWRKIPAPKRGELVRQYGDELRKHKEALGQLVSYEMGKSLQEGLGEVQEMIDICDFAVGLSRQLYGLTMHSERPNHRMYEQWHPLGVVGIISAFNFPVAVWSWNAMIAIVCGNVCVWKASEKAPLCAVACQNILHKVLKANKVPEGVSCIITGDYKVGEWLTKDKRVPLISATGSTQMGKIVGAAVAERLGRSLLELGGNNAIIITPSADMNLVLTGALFGAVGTCGQRCTSTRRLIVHENMYDEVKAKLTKAYGQLKIGNPLDSKNHVGPLIDKMAVNNYLNALASAEEQGAVFLVEGGVLNGKNYKSGCYVKPCIIEAKNEMPIVQHETFAPILYLLKYKGSIENAITIQNDVPQGLSSAIMTTNLREAEQFLSCAGSDCGIANVNIGTSGAEIGGAFGGEKETGGGRESGSDSWKAYMRRQTNTINYSTTLPLAQGIKFDL from the coding sequence ATGAATACATCATTTCTAAAAAAACTTGACCTTCATAAAAAAAACGAAGGAACCTGGACCGGATTAAAGTCATATAAATCTGAGACTTATATTGAATCCTACTCTCCCGTAGATGGCAACTTGATTGGCAGTGTTTCTGTCACATCCAAAAAGGATTACGAAAAGGTCATTTCAAAAGCCGGAAAAGCATTTGTGGAATGGAGGAAAATTCCGGCACCGAAACGGGGTGAATTGGTCCGTCAGTATGGTGATGAGTTGAGAAAACACAAGGAGGCTTTAGGGCAACTTGTATCATACGAAATGGGAAAATCACTTCAGGAAGGGCTCGGTGAAGTACAGGAGATGATCGATATCTGTGATTTTGCAGTGGGGTTGTCCCGTCAATTGTACGGCCTGACCATGCACTCTGAGCGGCCCAATCATCGTATGTATGAACAATGGCATCCGCTTGGGGTAGTAGGCATCATCTCAGCTTTCAATTTTCCAGTTGCAGTGTGGTCATGGAATGCAATGATTGCAATCGTTTGTGGGAACGTTTGTGTGTGGAAAGCTAGCGAAAAAGCACCTCTTTGTGCAGTCGCATGCCAAAACATCTTACATAAAGTCTTAAAAGCAAATAAAGTGCCTGAAGGCGTAAGCTGTATCATCACTGGTGATTATAAAGTTGGAGAGTGGTTGACAAAAGATAAACGAGTCCCATTAATTTCAGCAACTGGAAGTACACAAATGGGTAAGATCGTCGGTGCCGCTGTAGCTGAAAGACTTGGTAGAAGCCTGCTTGAATTAGGTGGAAATAATGCAATCATAATCACACCATCAGCAGATATGAATCTTGTATTGACCGGTGCGCTCTTCGGAGCTGTTGGTACTTGTGGTCAGAGATGCACCAGCACGAGAAGGTTGATAGTTCATGAAAACATGTATGATGAGGTAAAAGCAAAACTTACAAAAGCGTACGGACAGCTAAAAATAGGCAATCCATTAGACAGTAAAAATCATGTAGGTCCTCTCATCGACAAAATGGCTGTCAACAATTATCTTAATGCACTTGCATCCGCAGAAGAACAAGGTGCTGTTTTCCTGGTAGAAGGTGGAGTTCTAAATGGAAAGAATTATAAGAGCGGGTGTTATGTAAAACCTTGTATCATCGAAGCAAAAAATGAAATGCCTATCGTTCAGCATGAAACTTTTGCTCCTATCCTCTACTTACTAAAATACAAAGGAAGTATAGAAAATGCTATCACAATTCAAAATGACGTGCCACAAGGCTTATCATCAGCTATCATGACCACCAATCTGCGCGAAGCAGAGCAGTTTCTCTCTTGTGCAGGTTCAGACTGCGGTATCGCTAATGTCAATATAGGAACAAGCGGTGCAGAAATAGGCGGTGCATTCGGTGGTGAAAAAGAAACCGGTGGCGGACGTGAATCCGGATCAGACAGCTGGAAAGCATATATGCGCCGACAAACCAATACGATCAATTACAGCACAACTTTGCCACTGGCGCAGGGGATTAAATTTGATTTGTAA
- a CDS encoding 3-phosphoshikimate 1-carboxyvinyltransferase — MNNSFVVHCPKKIISGEITLSGSKSISNRVLMIRALCDEKFEIFNLSDSDDSVSMDTLLRSDDELLDAHHAGTTFRFLTAYLAIQPGTQILTGSPRMKQRPIKALVDALNLLGADIEYLEEEGYPPLKINSPKGIWKSEISLPANISSQYITALLLIAPCLPQGLTIHLEGDIVSRPYIEMTLGIMAFFGVDVVFEGNTLLVPYKKYQPKTFHVEADWSAASYFYEIAAFSESACIKLNGLHKNSLQGDADVANICKKLGIETFYDEYSITLKKEKDTVFPQNLEYNFINVPDIAQSISVLCAGIGCNVLFSGLQTLKIKETDRISALKNEHAKMNVSFSKMPERFSSKTGIEYYMQEGMSTTDKSFVPSIDTYNDHRMAMCFAPLGLLFPIMINDPLVVSKSYPGFWKDISGLGFIISEEN, encoded by the coding sequence ATGAATAATTCTTTTGTGGTACATTGCCCAAAGAAGATCATTTCCGGCGAAATCACCCTAAGTGGATCGAAGAGTATTTCCAACAGAGTACTCATGATCAGAGCACTTTGTGATGAAAAATTTGAGATATTCAACCTATCAGATAGCGATGACAGTGTATCAATGGATACTTTACTGAGATCTGATGATGAGTTACTTGATGCACATCATGCCGGGACAACTTTCAGGTTCCTGACAGCTTATCTGGCCATTCAACCCGGAACTCAGATTTTAACAGGTTCTCCAAGAATGAAACAAAGGCCAATTAAAGCTTTGGTAGATGCATTAAATTTACTCGGAGCAGATATCGAATACCTGGAAGAAGAAGGATATCCTCCATTAAAAATAAATAGCCCAAAAGGAATTTGGAAAAGTGAAATTTCTTTACCTGCCAATATTAGCTCTCAATATATTACTGCATTGCTGCTCATAGCCCCGTGTCTACCCCAGGGATTGACCATTCATCTGGAGGGAGATATTGTTTCAAGACCTTATATTGAAATGACTTTGGGTATCATGGCTTTTTTTGGAGTTGATGTTGTTTTTGAGGGCAATACACTTTTAGTTCCATACAAAAAATACCAACCGAAGACCTTTCACGTAGAAGCAGACTGGTCAGCAGCATCTTATTTTTATGAAATAGCCGCTTTTTCTGAAAGTGCCTGCATAAAATTGAATGGCTTGCATAAAAATAGTCTGCAGGGAGACGCTGACGTGGCCAATATTTGCAAAAAACTTGGGATAGAAACCTTTTATGATGAGTACAGCATTACTCTAAAAAAAGAAAAGGATACTGTTTTCCCACAAAATCTGGAATACAATTTTATAAATGTCCCTGATATTGCTCAAAGTATCTCGGTATTATGTGCAGGCATCGGATGCAATGTACTGTTTTCCGGATTGCAAACCCTTAAAATCAAGGAGACAGACAGGATTTCTGCATTAAAAAATGAACATGCAAAAATGAATGTTTCCTTTTCCAAGATGCCCGAAAGGTTTTCATCCAAGACGGGAATTGAATATTATATGCAGGAAGGCATGAGCACTACTGATAAATCTTTTGTCCCATCTATAGATACCTACAATGACCATAGAATGGCTATGTGCTTCGCACCGCTGGGATTATTGTTTCCGATTATGATAAATGACCCCTTGGTAGTTTCTAAATCTTATCCTGGTTTTTGGAAGGATATTTCTGGTCTGGGATTTATTATTTCTGAAGAAAATTGA
- a CDS encoding undecaprenyl/decaprenyl-phosphate alpha-N-acetylglucosaminyl 1-phosphate transferase: MYDVILAFITSFALTYLAIPSIINLAIKKNLMDEPGERRSHKISTPSLGGIGIFAGTLFSIILWTPFNYFGDLQYILCAFIIIFLIGAKDDIDPISPSKKFLGELFAAGILVFRANVRLTSFYGFFGIYEIPEFVSILLSIFTIIVIINSFNLIDGINGLSASLGLLITSVLGTWFFLIGSIELAIVAFSLGGALIAFLKYNITPAKIFMGDTGALLLGLVCSILAIKFIELHNDISNSPYTFASAPSIAIAILILPLFDTLRVFILRVYEGRSPFSPDRKHIHHILIDLGLTHMQATGVLFLTNILFIIMAVMLQNIGNLMLLIITLSLAFVMSLLASRMVEKKKQKAIK, from the coding sequence ATGTATGATGTCATCTTAGCCTTTATTACTTCTTTTGCACTGACATATCTTGCCATACCATCCATAATAAATCTTGCTATAAAGAAAAATCTTATGGATGAGCCGGGTGAACGACGATCGCATAAGATCAGCACACCGTCTCTTGGGGGAATAGGCATTTTTGCCGGTACACTTTTTTCAATCATACTTTGGACACCTTTCAATTACTTCGGAGATCTCCAGTATATACTATGTGCTTTTATCATTATATTTCTTATCGGGGCTAAAGATGATATAGATCCTATATCACCATCAAAAAAATTTCTGGGGGAACTATTTGCTGCCGGTATATTGGTTTTCAGGGCAAATGTCCGACTCACAAGTTTTTATGGTTTTTTTGGCATATACGAAATACCTGAGTTTGTGAGTATCTTATTATCCATATTCACTATCATAGTCATAATTAACTCATTCAATCTTATTGATGGTATAAATGGTCTTTCGGCAAGTCTTGGATTGCTTATTACTTCTGTGCTAGGTACCTGGTTTTTCCTTATAGGTAGTATAGAGTTGGCAATTGTGGCATTTTCCTTAGGAGGTGCGTTGATAGCATTTTTAAAATATAACATCACTCCCGCAAAAATATTTATGGGCGATACAGGTGCTCTGCTCCTTGGTTTGGTATGTTCTATTCTTGCTATTAAGTTTATAGAACTGCACAATGACATATCAAACTCTCCATACACTTTTGCATCTGCTCCTTCTATTGCGATTGCCATTTTGATTTTACCTTTGTTTGATACACTTCGTGTTTTTATACTTCGGGTATATGAGGGAAGATCCCCTTTCAGCCCTGATAGGAAACACATTCATCATATCCTGATAGACCTTGGCTTGACGCATATGCAAGCCACAGGCGTACTATTTCTTACTAACATTCTTTTTATCATCATGGCGGTGATGCTGCAAAATATTGGGAATCTGATGTTGTTGATCATTACATTGAGTCTTGCTTTTGTAATGTCTCTACTGGCAAGCAGAATGGTTGAAAAGAAAAAACAAAAAGCCATAAAATGA